From Candidatus Methanoplasma cognatum, one genomic window encodes:
- a CDS encoding twitching motility protein PilT codes for MQTVVLDTNALLMPFEEKINIDLALRDLLGEVRCVVPGPLIGELKRLDHKFSKAALELARRYDILQTPLSGDDAVIDIAQSTGGYILTNDKDLRARARKQRIPLIYLRSGTHLVVESL; via the coding sequence ATGCAGACCGTGGTCCTGGACACCAATGCGCTTCTGATGCCTTTCGAAGAGAAGATAAACATTGATCTGGCGCTGAGAGATCTCCTCGGTGAGGTAAGGTGCGTTGTCCCCGGTCCGCTTATCGGCGAACTCAAGCGCCTTGACCATAAGTTCTCCAAAGCGGCGCTGGAGCTCGCAAGGAGATACGACATTTTGCAGACACCCCTGTCCGGAGACGACGCGGTCATTGACATCGCGCAGTCGACCGGAGGCTACATCCTTACTAACGATAAGGACCTCAGGGCCAGAGCAAGGAAGCAGAGGATACCGCTTATCTATCTCCGTTCGGGAACGCATCTGGTGGTCGAGTCCCTCTGA
- a CDS encoding DUF2099 family protein: protein MSDRHVMECLGMSKVVIENGKVTVVSGPKIKFCPLFKKYRNIDEITEDVVRTNIEFRIESFGMCTGNRDIRMKDFLSFGISEILSSALRRRMIDAAVIAADGVGTVVVTDPEIVQGLGGRISGLCETSPIDDVIEGVGRENVLDPASAVIDMVRGVKKARAMGYGTIAVTVASVRAASEIRAEFGNSAIIMAVHTSCMPPDDARTAFDVCDVITACASEAVREESKRRDLIIAGNKVPIYGVTEKGKELVMMRLEEVGREPWNGKEPEDPPRPLIRGTRPPDAFPNGDR from the coding sequence ATGAGTGACCGCCACGTCATGGAATGCCTCGGCATGTCCAAGGTCGTCATCGAAAACGGAAAAGTGACCGTGGTAAGCGGGCCCAAGATCAAATTCTGCCCCCTTTTCAAAAAATACCGCAATATCGATGAGATAACCGAGGATGTTGTGAGAACGAACATAGAGTTCAGGATCGAATCCTTCGGTATGTGCACCGGGAACCGTGATATTCGGATGAAAGACTTCCTCTCCTTCGGGATATCGGAGATCCTCAGCTCCGCCCTGAGACGGAGGATGATAGACGCCGCCGTCATCGCCGCCGACGGCGTCGGCACCGTCGTAGTTACCGACCCTGAGATAGTGCAGGGCCTGGGAGGAAGGATATCCGGCCTGTGCGAAACATCCCCCATTGATGATGTTATCGAAGGCGTAGGGAGGGAGAACGTTCTAGATCCAGCCTCCGCGGTGATCGATATGGTCAGGGGAGTAAAGAAAGCAAGAGCGATGGGGTACGGGACGATCGCCGTCACCGTTGCGTCGGTCAGGGCAGCCTCCGAGATAAGAGCGGAATTCGGGAACTCCGCTATCATAATGGCCGTACACACCTCATGCATGCCGCCGGACGATGCGCGCACCGCCTTCGATGTCTGCGATGTCATCACGGCATGCGCCTCCGAGGCGGTGAGGGAAGAATCCAAAAGAAGGGATCTGATAATCGCCGGAAACAAGGTCCCCATCTATGGCGTAACGGAGAAAGGAAAAGAGCTGGTTATGATGAGGCTGGAAGAAGTCGGGAGGGAACCTTGGAACGGGAAAGAGCCGGAGGACCCGCCGAGGCCCCTCATCAGAGGGACTCGACCACCAGATGCGTTCCCGAACGGAGATAGATAA
- a CDS encoding peptidylprolyl isomerase: MVKVILRTTEGDIEIIMHDDMPITTGNFIKLAEEGYYDGTIFHRVIKDFMIQGGDPKGTGTGGPGYTIKDEFGSGHSNVRGTISMANTGRPDTGGSQFFINLVDNCYLDKENPKTPYAHPVFGRVVNGMDVVDRIGNSPTARGDRPVTDVRIIKAEVTR, encoded by the coding sequence ATGGTCAAAGTTATACTCCGGACAACCGAGGGCGACATAGAGATAATTATGCATGACGACATGCCGATAACCACCGGCAACTTCATAAAATTGGCAGAAGAAGGCTACTACGACGGGACAATTTTCCACAGAGTCATTAAAGATTTTATGATACAGGGCGGGGATCCGAAGGGCACCGGGACCGGCGGTCCGGGCTATACGATCAAGGATGAGTTCGGAAGCGGTCATTCCAACGTCAGGGGCACCATATCCATGGCAAACACGGGAAGGCCGGACACCGGCGGGAGCCAGTTCTTCATCAACCTTGTGGACAACTGCTATCTTGACAAAGAGAATCCCAAGACTCCCTATGCGCACCCGGTGTTCGGCCGGGTCGTCAATGGAATGGACGTCGTTGACAGGATCGGTAACTCCCCCACCGCCCGCGGCGACCGCCCTGTGACCGACGTCCGGATAATAAAGGCAGAGGTCACCCGATGA
- a CDS encoding TraB domain-containing protein yields the protein MMTMIGTGHVFKISEQVSFIIKYTWPDAVLLELDDRRYAALMNGSGDSKGSENVPKLYRESAEYQNKMSEKNGTRPGGEMLAAISAGKIVGADIICIDKDAEQTMREVEAEMSLFERIRYSVYSFSGSLPRRGNTNVTQKGFAANEEEYIRRMRKRFPTLVEKLIDERNVYMAERIKEASEKYKNIVVVVGDAHVRGICELLNGVDIYKIRLADMMDQESMNEVKSRIWNRKAEVSE from the coding sequence ATGATGACGATGATAGGGACAGGCCACGTTTTCAAGATATCGGAACAGGTCTCCTTCATCATAAAGTACACCTGGCCGGACGCAGTCCTTCTGGAACTGGATGACAGAAGGTATGCCGCACTGATGAATGGCTCAGGGGACAGTAAGGGATCGGAGAATGTCCCGAAGCTGTACCGCGAGTCCGCTGAATACCAGAATAAAATGTCAGAAAAGAACGGGACCCGGCCGGGAGGCGAAATGCTCGCCGCGATCTCTGCGGGGAAGATCGTCGGCGCCGATATAATATGCATAGACAAGGACGCCGAACAGACCATGAGGGAGGTGGAGGCAGAAATGTCTCTCTTTGAGAGGATAAGGTATTCTGTATACTCATTCTCAGGTAGTTTGCCCCGAAGGGGGAATACGAACGTGACGCAGAAAGGGTTCGCTGCCAATGAGGAGGAGTACATCCGCAGGATGCGCAAGAGGTTCCCGACGCTGGTGGAGAAGCTGATAGATGAAAGGAACGTGTACATGGCCGAAAGGATCAAAGAGGCATCGGAAAAATACAAGAACATAGTGGTCGTGGTAGGGGATGCGCATGTCAGAGGCATATGCGAACTATTAAACGGCGTTGACATCTACAAGATAAGGCTGGCGGACATGATGGATCAGGAAAGCATGAATGAGGTTAAATCCCGTATCTGGAACAGAAAGGCGGAAGTGTCTGAATGA
- the thyX gene encoding FAD-dependent thymidylate synthase, which translates to MNVRLLAHTPDADAICAAAGRSCYSEKASADLMGMKDPEKILGNIVGMGHHSVVEHAVFTFSADGVSRALTHQLVRHRIASFSQQSQRYVSLKDPTYVVPETVKADPDARELYEETMRTIWDAYGKLAETIPAEDARYILPNGCTTNITITMNARELHHFFSLRCCERAQWEIRELADRMLALCKEVSPAIFTDAGPPCIRGPCPEGKLSCGHPRRPNKAFK; encoded by the coding sequence ATGAACGTAAGACTGCTCGCACACACGCCTGATGCGGACGCCATCTGCGCCGCGGCGGGAAGGTCCTGCTATTCCGAGAAAGCCTCGGCAGACCTTATGGGCATGAAGGATCCGGAGAAGATCCTCGGCAATATAGTAGGCATGGGTCACCATTCGGTGGTGGAGCACGCGGTATTCACCTTCTCCGCCGACGGCGTCTCCAGGGCGCTCACGCATCAGTTGGTCAGGCACAGGATAGCCTCCTTCTCCCAGCAGAGCCAGAGGTATGTCTCTCTGAAAGATCCGACCTATGTCGTCCCCGAAACGGTAAAGGCAGACCCCGATGCGCGGGAATTATATGAAGAAACGATGAGGACGATATGGGACGCATACGGGAAGCTTGCGGAGACGATACCTGCGGAGGATGCGAGATATATCCTCCCCAACGGGTGCACCACAAACATAACGATAACTATGAACGCAAGGGAACTGCACCACTTCTTCTCGCTTAGGTGCTGCGAGCGTGCCCAGTGGGAGATAAGGGAGCTTGCGGACAGAATGCTGGCACTTTGCAAGGAAGTATCTCCCGCCATTTTCACTGACGCGGGGCCGCCTTGCATCAGGGGACCGTGTCCGGAAGGGAAGCTTTCATGCGGCCATCCCCGCAGACCCAACAAAGCCTTTAAATAA
- a CDS encoding 30S ribosomal protein S17e, giving the protein MGRIRPTYIKRVAIELIAKYPQAFNGDFENNKEMVNNLTDVYSVKMRNRIAGYITRYKSRPEI; this is encoded by the coding sequence ATGGGAAGAATAAGGCCCACATACATCAAAAGAGTCGCCATCGAGCTTATTGCAAAATACCCCCAGGCGTTCAACGGGGATTTCGAGAACAACAAAGAGATGGTGAACAATCTTACGGACGTTTACTCGGTGAAGATGAGGAACAGGATAGCCGGATACATAACGCGCTACAAATCCCGCCCGGAAATCTGA
- a CDS encoding NFACT family protein has translation MKKEMSSFDVRSVVSEMASLEGAHIDKIFHWGAGNVLFRLNVQGDGKRELFFRDKKWLYLAPSRPDTPDTPTSFATFMRKYITNARIGKTVQAGFDRITVTEVFKSDAEYKLIFEMFGGGNVLLVLDGKIVNCLTHKTWRDRSTRPGEDYVMPKSRFDPIESSFEEFRDTFRSSGSDTVRTLATVVNLGGQYSEEICKRAGVEKNAPSAGVGDDLLDKMYSSLREIVDRVVQSSEPTIFRKDGEIVDVAPVGLHIYDDAEPQMVQSMSLAIDALMQEIGQTEEEAYVDPEVEKLRKRIQKQTETMDEYRIESEDLKKRADAIYMEYQKVNELLTVLSRKSKELTWEKLAEGAMKIPFVTDIDPSKSTVAANISELRVSLDYTKGIDANASDIYQKSKDISEKAKRAENAMKESVAELEKKQKGIDKAKILALNKAQPTKQFWFERYKWFITSSGKLVIAGRDAHTNDNVVKKHLKEKDVFVHADVHGAPSVILKDGSAATPDELREACIFALAQSKAWVAALMEGAAFWAYPDQVSKTPNPGEFVPRGAFIVRGKRNYEHHLKMELGIGEISYQGARKIMCGPVDIFKDSDRYLILNPGRGKSGRMSGEIAKDFHVPEEEISRILPPGDVEIVKRIWKDGQ, from the coding sequence ATGAAAAAGGAGATGAGCTCTTTTGACGTCCGTTCCGTCGTTTCGGAGATGGCGTCGCTGGAAGGAGCACACATCGACAAGATATTCCATTGGGGCGCGGGGAACGTCCTTTTCCGCCTGAACGTACAGGGCGACGGCAAAAGGGAGCTGTTCTTCAGAGATAAGAAATGGCTGTATCTGGCACCGTCGCGCCCCGATACGCCGGATACCCCGACCTCGTTCGCGACGTTCATGAGGAAATACATCACGAACGCAAGGATAGGGAAGACGGTCCAGGCCGGTTTCGACAGGATAACGGTTACGGAGGTCTTCAAGTCCGACGCGGAATATAAGCTTATCTTTGAGATGTTCGGAGGAGGGAACGTGCTGCTGGTGCTGGACGGTAAGATAGTCAACTGCCTTACCCACAAAACATGGAGGGACCGCTCCACCCGCCCCGGCGAGGACTACGTCATGCCAAAAAGCAGATTCGACCCCATCGAATCCTCATTCGAGGAATTCAGAGATACGTTCCGGTCCTCCGGGTCCGACACCGTAAGAACTTTGGCGACCGTCGTCAACCTCGGCGGCCAATATTCCGAGGAGATCTGCAAAAGGGCGGGTGTCGAAAAGAATGCGCCGTCCGCCGGGGTCGGCGACGATCTCCTTGACAAGATGTACTCTTCGCTCAGGGAGATAGTGGATCGCGTGGTACAAAGCAGCGAGCCGACGATCTTCAGGAAGGACGGGGAGATCGTGGATGTCGCTCCCGTCGGTCTGCATATCTATGACGACGCTGAGCCGCAAATGGTCCAGAGCATGTCCTTGGCGATCGACGCCCTTATGCAGGAGATCGGCCAGACCGAGGAGGAGGCTTACGTCGACCCGGAGGTGGAAAAGCTCAGGAAAAGGATACAGAAGCAGACCGAGACCATGGACGAATACAGGATAGAGTCCGAAGACCTGAAGAAGAGGGCGGACGCAATATACATGGAATATCAGAAAGTGAACGAGCTCCTTACCGTTCTCAGCCGGAAATCGAAAGAACTCACTTGGGAAAAGCTCGCGGAAGGCGCAATGAAGATACCGTTTGTCACGGACATCGACCCCTCCAAGAGTACCGTCGCGGCTAACATATCCGAACTCAGGGTATCTCTGGACTATACAAAGGGGATCGATGCCAACGCCTCGGACATATATCAAAAAAGCAAAGACATCTCGGAGAAGGCAAAGAGAGCCGAGAACGCGATGAAAGAAAGCGTTGCCGAGCTTGAGAAGAAACAGAAAGGCATCGACAAGGCCAAGATCCTCGCCCTGAACAAAGCTCAGCCGACCAAACAGTTCTGGTTCGAGAGATACAAATGGTTCATCACTTCCTCCGGGAAGCTCGTCATCGCCGGAAGGGACGCCCATACGAACGATAATGTTGTGAAGAAGCACCTGAAAGAGAAGGACGTGTTCGTTCACGCGGACGTCCACGGCGCTCCTTCCGTGATATTGAAGGACGGCTCCGCCGCCACACCGGATGAATTAAGAGAGGCATGCATTTTCGCTCTGGCACAATCTAAGGCCTGGGTGGCTGCTCTCATGGAGGGAGCGGCGTTCTGGGCCTATCCGGATCAGGTGAGCAAAACGCCGAACCCGGGAGAGTTCGTTCCCAGAGGAGCGTTCATCGTAAGGGGCAAAAGGAACTATGAACACCATCTTAAGATGGAGCTGGGGATCGGAGAGATATCCTACCAAGGCGCAAGGAAGATAATGTGCGGCCCTGTTGATATCTTCAAGGATTCAGACAGATACCTCATCCTTAATCCCGGGAGGGGGAAAAGCGGAAGGATGTCCGGAGAGATAGCGAAGGACTTCCATGTGCCAGAGGAAGAGATATCTAGGATACTGCCTCCCGGCGACGTTGAGATCGTTAAGCGCATATGGAAGGACGGACAATGA
- a CDS encoding pyridoxal phosphate-dependent aminotransferase: MVSKRLSGIPASGTVALSNLVSHMKMHGIDVISFSMGEPDFVTPGNIIEACKASLDEGFTHYTPSAGIPGLRKAVASKAFSDNKIHCTVKNVLITPCKHAIFMSALAFLDPGDEVIMPDPSWVSYEACIRLAGAKPKYVPTEFEKDFIIEPDKIAEAITPKTRMILLNSPSNPTGSVMPCETIREIAKIAIENNLMVLSDEIYESIIYEGKHHSIAAVPDMFDRTITISGLSKTYAMTGWRLGWAIASENNIKELDKLQTHSISCCVSFTQPAAIAAINGPQVERDAMIREFKKRRNLAVDLITEIKGLDVNIPKGAFYLFPKYDSKVKSEIFCTKMLEEARVAVTPGSAFGPSGEGFFRMSYAASEEQIREGLSRIKHFIHNL; this comes from the coding sequence ATGGTATCTAAAAGGCTTTCGGGGATTCCTGCATCTGGCACGGTGGCGCTTTCTAATCTTGTAAGTCATATGAAGATGCACGGCATAGATGTCATCTCGTTCTCAATGGGGGAACCCGATTTCGTAACGCCCGGGAACATAATAGAAGCATGCAAAGCATCCCTTGACGAAGGTTTCACACACTACACCCCCTCGGCAGGCATACCCGGGCTGAGGAAGGCCGTGGCCTCAAAGGCATTCTCGGACAACAAGATACACTGCACTGTCAAGAACGTTCTGATCACGCCCTGCAAGCACGCGATATTCATGTCCGCGCTGGCGTTCCTCGATCCGGGAGATGAGGTCATAATGCCGGACCCCAGCTGGGTTTCGTATGAAGCGTGCATAAGGCTCGCGGGGGCGAAGCCCAAATACGTCCCGACGGAGTTTGAAAAGGATTTCATCATTGAGCCGGACAAGATCGCCGAAGCGATAACACCGAAGACGAGGATGATCCTGCTGAACTCGCCGTCCAACCCTACGGGCAGCGTAATGCCCTGTGAGACTATCAGGGAGATAGCCAAGATCGCCATCGAGAACAATCTGATGGTGCTTTCCGATGAGATATACGAGAGCATAATCTACGAAGGTAAGCACCATTCCATAGCGGCGGTGCCGGACATGTTCGACAGGACGATCACGATATCCGGTCTGTCGAAGACATACGCCATGACCGGCTGGAGGCTCGGTTGGGCCATCGCATCCGAGAACAACATAAAAGAATTGGACAAGCTGCAGACGCACTCGATCTCCTGCTGTGTATCTTTCACTCAGCCGGCTGCCATCGCGGCCATAAACGGGCCTCAGGTGGAGAGGGACGCTATGATAAGGGAGTTCAAGAAGCGCCGTAATCTTGCAGTAGACCTCATAACGGAGATCAAGGGCCTGGACGTGAACATTCCAAAAGGCGCTTTCTATCTTTTCCCCAAATATGACTCCAAAGTGAAGTCGGAGATATTCTGCACTAAGATGCTTGAAGAAGCGCGCGTCGCCGTGACCCCCGGATCCGCATTCGGACCCAGCGGCGAAGGGTTCTTCAGGATGTCCTATGCGGCGAGCGAGGAACAGATAAGGGAAGGGCTGTCGAGGATCAAACACTTCATACACAACCTTTGA
- a CDS encoding aminotransferase class V-fold PLP-dependent enzyme yields the protein MNRKLFTVGPVNVEPEVLHSMTRPMITHRSKDYKSLHQAVIEKMKKALDTDMDILMVSGSASVFLEGMIRNGVRSKTLGLTNGSFGDRSIEIAELNGKTVDKVRAGWGKAIRAEHIKGKVKEDVEAVHWVSNESSTGVFSDSNEIADEVRSQNPDALVFIDAVTSAFAMDLKLRKLDADALVFGTQKALALPPGLAMMAVSERLLNKAKTVSNRGFYTDLLKVKKQNDENYALTTPPVSLMYALDFQLDRILSEGMQARYRRHKEMADTVEEWAGRKLSGIFPEKGFRSNSISVLNRGDLDFDKFHSSLKSKGYEISGGYGEVKENTFRIGHMGDIMPAGVRELLSVMDEVLEEKT from the coding sequence TTGAACAGGAAGCTTTTCACAGTGGGGCCGGTGAATGTGGAGCCTGAGGTCCTTCACTCAATGACCAGGCCGATGATAACGCACAGGTCCAAAGATTACAAGTCATTGCATCAGGCCGTCATCGAGAAGATGAAAAAGGCGCTGGACACAGATATGGATATTCTCATGGTGAGCGGCTCCGCGTCGGTGTTCCTGGAAGGAATGATCAGGAACGGCGTGAGGTCCAAGACCCTCGGATTGACGAACGGCTCATTCGGTGACAGATCCATAGAGATAGCCGAGCTCAACGGCAAGACCGTCGATAAGGTGCGGGCCGGGTGGGGGAAAGCGATACGCGCCGAGCACATCAAAGGTAAGGTGAAAGAGGATGTCGAAGCGGTGCACTGGGTAAGCAATGAATCGTCGACGGGGGTGTTCAGCGACTCGAACGAGATCGCAGACGAGGTCAGGTCGCAGAACCCGGACGCATTGGTGTTCATCGACGCGGTGACCTCGGCATTCGCAATGGACCTGAAGCTCAGGAAGCTGGATGCGGACGCATTGGTTTTCGGCACACAGAAGGCCCTGGCGCTCCCGCCGGGCCTGGCTATGATGGCCGTTTCCGAAAGGCTGCTGAACAAGGCCAAGACAGTATCCAACAGAGGCTTCTACACAGACCTCCTTAAGGTAAAGAAACAGAATGACGAGAACTATGCCCTTACGACGCCCCCCGTGTCCCTGATGTATGCGCTGGACTTCCAGCTGGACCGCATCCTTTCGGAAGGTATGCAGGCAAGGTACAGAAGGCATAAGGAGATGGCAGACACCGTCGAAGAATGGGCCGGCAGGAAGCTCAGCGGCATATTCCCCGAAAAGGGGTTCCGCTCCAACTCGATAAGCGTCCTTAACCGGGGGGATCTCGATTTCGACAAATTCCATTCGTCCCTGAAATCAAAAGGCTATGAGATATCCGGCGGTTACGGGGAAGTGAAAGAGAATACGTTCAGGATAGGGCACATGGGAGACATCATGCCCGCGGGAGTGAGGGAACTGCTCTCCGTGATGGATGAGGTATTGGAGGAAAAAACATGA
- the serA gene encoding phosphoglycerate dehydrogenase codes for MTARILVSDALDEEGMNILKDSGFPVDEKVDLTEDQLCGIIGEYDCLIIRSGTKVTRKVIDAGKKLRVIGRAGVGVDNVDIPYATEKGILIMNTPAANIISAAEHSCAMLLSLARNIPFAHNSMHKGEWKRSKYTGVELNGKTLGIVGVGRVGGEVAKRMKAFNMTLVGYDPYLPKEVADEIGVRLTTFEEVIQIADFMTIHTPLLPETKNMISLPQFRMMKPNVRIANVARGGIVNEGDLYTALKEKVIAGAAFDVWCNEPLEESDMKLLELDNLVTTPHLGASTVEAQERVAVEVAVAAVKYLKDGEITNAINAPRGKMDPETELFVPLAERMGILAHEINGNNPIDELEITYCGELANKQTKMLTVSVVIGILKKIIGADNANIINAMPVAKQKGISIKESSTQRSDDYSNMIELRTVSKGKRASIRGTVFGDQPRLVGYDKFTFDAPMSGDMVMVSYKDSPGIIGAVGTIFGNSNINIAQMSVGRSESDALMVLTVDQHVPPEVLRKIAEVSGTNDVKFADLVEN; via the coding sequence ATGACCGCCAGAATATTGGTCTCAGACGCTCTCGACGAAGAGGGCATGAACATACTGAAAGACTCAGGCTTCCCTGTGGACGAGAAGGTTGACCTCACGGAGGACCAGCTCTGCGGGATAATCGGAGAGTACGACTGTCTGATCATCAGGTCCGGCACTAAGGTCACCAGGAAGGTGATAGACGCCGGGAAGAAACTGAGGGTGATCGGAAGGGCCGGGGTCGGCGTTGACAATGTGGACATCCCCTATGCGACGGAGAAAGGGATCCTCATAATGAACACTCCCGCCGCCAACATCATCTCCGCTGCCGAGCATTCATGCGCGATGCTGCTGTCATTGGCAAGGAACATACCCTTTGCACACAATTCCATGCACAAAGGAGAGTGGAAAAGGTCCAAATACACAGGAGTCGAACTTAACGGAAAGACCCTGGGGATAGTCGGCGTAGGGCGCGTCGGAGGAGAGGTCGCCAAGAGGATGAAGGCGTTCAACATGACCCTCGTAGGTTACGATCCGTACCTGCCGAAGGAGGTCGCGGACGAGATAGGAGTGAGGCTGACCACCTTCGAAGAGGTGATACAGATCGCCGATTTCATGACCATCCATACCCCGCTGCTGCCGGAAACAAAGAACATGATAAGCCTGCCTCAGTTCAGGATGATGAAGCCAAACGTCAGGATAGCGAACGTGGCGAGAGGAGGCATCGTGAACGAGGGCGATCTCTACACCGCGTTGAAGGAGAAGGTGATCGCAGGCGCGGCCTTCGACGTCTGGTGTAACGAGCCTCTTGAGGAAAGTGACATGAAGCTTCTGGAACTGGACAATCTGGTCACCACCCCCCACCTGGGGGCAAGCACGGTGGAGGCGCAGGAAAGGGTCGCCGTGGAGGTCGCGGTCGCGGCCGTGAAGTATCTGAAGGACGGGGAGATAACCAACGCCATAAACGCACCCCGCGGCAAGATGGATCCGGAAACGGAATTGTTCGTCCCGCTGGCGGAGCGCATGGGCATACTTGCCCATGAGATCAACGGCAACAACCCGATAGACGAACTTGAGATAACATACTGCGGCGAACTTGCGAACAAACAGACGAAAATGCTTACAGTGTCCGTTGTCATCGGCATTCTGAAGAAAATAATAGGCGCCGACAACGCTAACATCATCAACGCGATGCCCGTCGCCAAACAGAAGGGCATATCGATCAAAGAGTCATCGACCCAGAGGTCGGATGATTATTCTAACATGATAGAATTGAGAACGGTGTCCAAAGGAAAGAGGGCATCCATCAGAGGGACGGTATTCGGAGACCAGCCTAGGCTGGTGGGGTATGATAAGTTCACTTTCGACGCGCCGATGAGCGGGGACATGGTAATGGTATCCTACAAGGACTCCCCCGGCATAATCGGCGCCGTGGGAACGATATTCGGCAACAGCAACATAAATATCGCGCAGATGTCGGTGGGAAGATCCGAATCGGACGCGCTGATGGTCTTGACAGTCGATCAGCATGTTCCGCCCGAGGTCCTCAGGAAGATCGCCGAGGTCTCCGGCACGAACGATGTCAAATTTGCGGATCTAGTGGAGAACTGA